The following proteins come from a genomic window of Pseudomonas sp. WJP1:
- the cobJ gene encoding precorrin-3B C(17)-methyltransferase, translating into MTRPAPAIVILGNGSLATARKIQSLYPGALIHGLAKRVDAADRFYHEFGVTLRELYQQDTPIIALCAAGIVIRTLAPLLLEKGAEPPVLAVAEDGSAVVPLLGGLGGVNELAREIAGALQVAAAITTSGELRFGTCLLNPPSGYALGDLELGKRFVSDLLAGESVRIEGAAPWLAQAQLPENPQARLTVHVGHAEREPADNELLIYPSNVVVAIDASTPDLPEAIRGALHRCAIALQSVACLLAADSEMANPTLRSAALELNLPLRFTPGGGALGEMASNAIGQAVSILGDEVIAIAVAEQPLQASQIGRARGRLAVIGLGPGAAELMVPAVKAELARANDVLGYETYVRMAGPFRADQVLHCTDNREEMQRARHAFELAAQGRSVVVVSSGDPGVFAMAAAVLEALHESIDVTWHAVDLEILPGVSASLATAAQAGAPLGHDFCVLSLSDNLKPWAIIEKRLDLAAQADLALAFYNPISRSRPWQLGQALEIVARHRTPQTPVVLGRDVGRPGQTLRVTTLGQLTPDQVDMRTMVLIGSSLTCVFARDDGRQWVYTPRWYGNKPVS; encoded by the coding sequence ATGACTCGTCCAGCTCCGGCCATTGTCATCCTTGGCAATGGCAGCCTCGCAACCGCGCGCAAGATTCAGTCGTTGTATCCAGGGGCGCTGATCCACGGCCTGGCCAAACGGGTGGACGCGGCGGACCGTTTTTACCACGAGTTCGGCGTAACCCTGCGTGAGCTCTATCAACAGGACACCCCGATCATCGCCCTGTGCGCGGCCGGAATCGTAATCCGCACCCTGGCGCCGTTGCTGCTGGAGAAAGGCGCGGAACCGCCAGTGCTGGCGGTAGCAGAAGACGGTAGTGCAGTGGTGCCGCTGCTCGGCGGCCTGGGCGGAGTGAACGAGCTGGCACGGGAGATTGCCGGTGCGTTGCAGGTAGCCGCGGCAATCACCACCAGTGGCGAGTTACGTTTCGGTACCTGCCTGCTCAATCCACCCAGCGGGTATGCGTTAGGCGATCTGGAGCTGGGCAAACGCTTTGTTTCCGATTTGCTGGCCGGTGAATCGGTGCGCATCGAAGGTGCAGCGCCCTGGCTGGCCCAGGCACAACTGCCGGAAAATCCGCAGGCGCGGCTGACCGTACACGTAGGTCACGCCGAGCGCGAGCCAGCAGACAATGAACTGCTGATCTATCCGAGCAATGTTGTGGTTGCAATAGATGCTTCCACGCCCGATTTACCGGAAGCCATCCGCGGCGCATTGCATCGCTGCGCAATAGCCCTGCAATCAGTGGCGTGCCTGTTGGCCGCTGATTCCGAGATGGCCAACCCGACGCTGCGAAGCGCGGCGCTTGAGCTGAATTTGCCACTGCGATTTACTCCGGGTGGCGGTGCACTGGGCGAAATGGCGAGCAACGCTATTGGTCAGGCTGTTTCCATTCTGGGCGATGAAGTAATTGCAATCGCAGTGGCCGAGCAACCGCTGCAGGCTTCGCAGATCGGTCGGGCGCGAGGACGGCTGGCGGTGATCGGGCTCGGCCCGGGAGCTGCCGAACTGATGGTGCCGGCGGTCAAGGCGGAGTTGGCCAGGGCCAACGATGTGCTGGGTTACGAAACCTATGTGCGCATGGCCGGGCCGTTTCGTGCGGATCAGGTACTGCACTGCACCGACAACCGGGAGGAGATGCAGCGCGCGCGTCACGCCTTTGAACTGGCAGCCCAAGGGCGCTCGGTGGTGGTGGTCTCTTCGGGAGATCCAGGCGTGTTCGCCATGGCTGCCGCAGTTCTGGAGGCCTTGCACGAATCCATTGATGTGACGTGGCATGCCGTCGACCTGGAAATCCTGCCGGGGGTCTCGGCTTCCCTGGCGACGGCAGCCCAGGCCGGTGCACCGTTGGGTCATGATTTCTGCGTGCTGTCGCTGTCGGACAACCTCAAGCCTTGGGCCATTATCGAAAAGCGACTCGATCTGGCGGCGCAGGCTGACCTGGCACTGGCGTTCTACAATCCGATTTCCCGTTCGCGACCCTGGCAATTAGGGCAAGCCCTGGAAATCGTTGCCCGGCATCGAACGCCGCAAACGCCCGTGGTCCTGGGGCGGGATGTTGGCCGGCCTGGGCAGACGCTGCGTGTGACGACCCTTGGGCAGTTGACCCCTGATCAGGTCGATATGCGCACCATGGTATTGATCGGCTCCTCCCTGACTTGTGTGTTTGCGCGCGACGATGGCCGGCAATGGGTGTATACGCCTCGTTGGTATGGTAACAAGCCGGTTTCATGA
- a CDS encoding DUF3426 domain-containing protein, with protein sequence MTDSFVTQCPHCQTSFRVSHAQLSVARGVVRCGSCLQVFNAAKQLLEQAGKEAPVPTPAPRETVEPPQQRAISQKQWSATELDLDSLDLDEELARLEQREIQPTTEIGRHREDTLSARRDSAEHDEAPWPDSLFSESAADRAQAADTLDALDVLDTPPPPSEATRTEPSLSLEPVDLDDEPQPPQLRLNDPLVPPVHHERMTATAEIDDDLPSIEPPRKRRERSEAGVRAEALQDLTDDPLQLDWQKRRSPWGRRLFWLLLILLGAGALAGQYVAYHFDELARQDQYRPWFQQLCPQIGCTVPSKVDIAKIKSSNLVVRSHPEFSGALVVDAIIYNRAPFSQPFPLLELRFADLNGHLIASRRFKPGEYLNGDLEGKVEMPPQTPIHIALDILDPGAKAVNYSLSFHSPE encoded by the coding sequence ATGACCGACAGCTTCGTCACCCAGTGCCCGCATTGCCAAACCAGCTTCCGCGTCAGCCATGCCCAGTTGAGCGTGGCGCGCGGCGTTGTTCGTTGCGGCTCATGCCTGCAGGTGTTCAACGCCGCCAAGCAATTGCTGGAGCAGGCAGGCAAGGAAGCACCCGTGCCGACGCCGGCACCGCGGGAGACCGTCGAACCGCCGCAGCAGCGCGCCATCAGCCAGAAACAATGGAGCGCCACCGAGCTGGACCTGGACAGTCTCGACCTGGACGAAGAACTCGCCCGGCTTGAACAGCGGGAAATCCAGCCGACGACCGAGATCGGCCGACACCGCGAAGACACACTCAGCGCTCGCCGCGACAGCGCCGAGCACGACGAAGCCCCGTGGCCCGACAGCCTGTTCAGCGAGTCAGCTGCGGATCGCGCCCAGGCGGCCGACACCCTTGACGCGCTCGATGTGCTCGACACACCGCCGCCACCGAGCGAAGCCACGCGCACCGAACCGTCGCTGTCCCTGGAACCGGTGGACCTGGACGATGAACCGCAGCCCCCGCAACTGCGCCTGAACGATCCGCTCGTCCCCCCAGTGCATCATGAACGCATGACGGCGACCGCCGAGATCGACGACGACCTGCCTTCGATCGAGCCACCGCGCAAGCGTCGCGAACGCAGCGAAGCAGGGGTTCGTGCCGAAGCGCTGCAGGACCTGACCGACGATCCACTGCAACTGGACTGGCAAAAACGTCGCTCGCCATGGGGTCGCCGGCTGTTCTGGCTGTTGTTGATCCTGCTGGGAGCCGGTGCACTCGCCGGCCAGTACGTCGCCTACCACTTCGACGAGCTGGCGCGCCAGGACCAGTACCGCCCCTGGTTCCAGCAACTGTGCCCGCAAATCGGCTGCACGGTGCCCTCCAAGGTCGACATCGCGAAAATCAAGAGCAGCAACCTGGTGGTCCGCAGCCACCCGGAGTTCAGCGGCGCCCTGGTGGTCGATGCGATCATCTACAACCGCGCCCCTTTCTCGCAGCCCTTCCCGCTGCTGGAGCTGCGCTTTGCCGACCTCAACGGCCACCTGATCGCCAGCCGCCGCTTCAAGCCCGGCGAGTACCTCAACGGCGACCTCGAAGGCAAGGTGGAGATGCCTCCGCAAACGCCAATTCACATCGCCCTCGACATCCTCGACCCTGGCGCCAAAGCGGTGAATTACAGCCTGAGCTTCCACTCCCCCGAGTGA
- a CDS encoding hybrid sensor histidine kinase/response regulator, whose amino-acid sequence MRWLRIAISLTVTLLTLLCMLPAQAAQGSGWAVLLDEQGDLQLSDIRSARYTNQFSPIELDHLTAAEPDGALWLRFRLAPGKHEQLLRVFAPDLLHFNMYVLDGDKLIDQSQTGNEQPLADRPLPSSDFMLPLPQSDKTLDVYLRLVSEHQLRPYITLQSAVVTAANQNQTLIYGLLLGCICMLILHNLIRYAYTRSTSSVWLAVCEALLMLSLVLLLNLAGPWIPDWQAVQTPGAYIALLLTAPSGLIFAYRFFKPLGPHPLNKLIVGDILFIMICSLLLLFVNTLPLNIITYALVALAGLSMLFVSTYHWQKGYRPARLFVAAMVVFNLGTLIILPALLGLTLIEPHDLITTLLAFICISGLLMSIALSERQRSITEARFSISRDLAASNAEINAKAEFLAKISHEIRTPMNGVLGMTELLLGTPLSVKQRDYVQTIHSAGNELLTLINEILDISKLESGQIELDDVQFDLNALIEDCLSIFRAKAEQQNVELISFIQPQVPRVISGDPTRLRQTLLSLLENALKKTDEGEILIVVALDERSSHPRLRIAVQDSGEPMDAEERDALMHAELHSKHFLSTNHLGGNLGLVIARQLIRLMHGEFGIKSGNNQGSTLWLTLPLDPDRLEHPTCDLDSPLQGARVLVVDDNDTCRKVLVQQCSAWGLNVSAVPSGKEALALLRTKAHLRDYFDVVLLDQNMPGMTGMQLAAKIKEDPSLNHDILLIMLTGISNAPSKIIARNSGIKRILAKPVAGYTLKTTLADELTQRNKGLAVPQHLPPGPPLPVKVPSDFRILVAEDNSISTKVIRGMLGKLNLQPDTASNGEEALVAMKAYRYDLVLMDCEMPILDGFSATQQLRAWEVGNQRTRTPVVALTAHILAEHKERARQAGMDGHMAKPVELSQLRELIEHWVAQRDQQNRATTPTS is encoded by the coding sequence GTGCGCTGGCTCAGGATTGCCATAAGTCTAACCGTCACGTTGCTGACCTTGCTCTGCATGCTCCCGGCCCAGGCCGCGCAAGGCAGTGGCTGGGCAGTATTGCTCGACGAACAGGGTGACCTGCAGCTGAGCGACATCCGCTCCGCCCGCTACACCAACCAATTCAGCCCCATCGAACTCGACCACCTCACGGCGGCCGAGCCCGACGGTGCGCTATGGCTGCGTTTCCGGCTCGCACCGGGCAAACACGAACAATTGCTGCGGGTGTTCGCGCCCGATCTCTTGCACTTCAACATGTATGTACTGGACGGCGACAAGCTGATCGACCAGTCACAGACAGGCAATGAACAACCCCTCGCGGACCGGCCTTTGCCCAGCAGCGACTTCATGCTGCCGCTGCCGCAAAGCGACAAGACCCTGGACGTCTACCTGCGACTGGTTTCCGAACACCAGTTGCGACCCTACATCACCTTGCAATCGGCGGTCGTCACCGCGGCCAACCAGAACCAGACGCTGATCTACGGACTGCTGCTGGGCTGCATTTGCATGCTGATCCTGCACAACCTCATCCGCTACGCCTATACCCGCTCGACCAGCAGTGTCTGGCTGGCGGTGTGCGAAGCCTTGTTGATGCTCAGCCTGGTGCTGTTGTTGAACCTGGCGGGCCCCTGGATCCCGGACTGGCAGGCCGTGCAGACGCCCGGCGCCTATATCGCCCTGCTGCTGACGGCCCCCAGCGGGCTGATATTTGCCTACCGCTTCTTCAAGCCCCTGGGACCGCATCCGCTGAACAAGCTGATCGTGGGCGACATCCTGTTCATCATGATCTGCAGCCTGCTGCTGCTGTTCGTCAACACGCTGCCGCTCAACATCATCACCTATGCACTGGTCGCCCTGGCAGGCCTGAGCATGTTGTTCGTCAGCACCTATCACTGGCAAAAAGGTTATCGCCCGGCGCGGCTGTTCGTGGCGGCCATGGTGGTGTTCAACCTTGGCACCCTGATCATCCTGCCCGCCTTGCTGGGGCTGACCCTGATCGAACCCCATGACCTGATCACCACCCTGCTGGCGTTCATCTGCATCAGTGGCCTGTTGATGAGCATTGCCCTGAGCGAACGCCAGCGCAGCATCACCGAAGCCCGTTTCAGCATCAGTCGTGACCTCGCGGCCAGCAACGCCGAGATCAATGCCAAGGCCGAGTTCCTGGCAAAGATCAGCCATGAGATCCGCACCCCGATGAACGGCGTACTGGGCATGACCGAGTTGTTGCTGGGCACGCCGCTGTCGGTCAAGCAGCGCGACTATGTGCAGACCATCCACAGCGCAGGCAACGAACTGCTGACATTGATCAACGAGATTCTCGACATCTCCAAACTCGAGTCCGGACAGATCGAACTGGACGATGTGCAGTTCGACCTCAACGCACTGATCGAAGACTGCCTGAGCATCTTCCGCGCCAAGGCCGAGCAGCAGAACGTCGAGCTGATCAGCTTCATTCAGCCACAAGTTCCGCGCGTGATCAGCGGTGACCCGACGCGCCTGCGCCAGACCTTGCTGAGCCTGCTGGAAAACGCCCTGAAGAAAACCGACGAAGGCGAGATCCTGATCGTCGTCGCCCTCGACGAACGCAGCAGCCATCCTCGCTTGCGCATCGCTGTGCAGGACAGCGGCGAACCGATGGATGCCGAAGAGCGCGACGCGCTGATGCACGCCGAACTGCACAGCAAGCATTTCCTCTCGACCAACCACCTGGGCGGTAATCTGGGGCTGGTGATCGCCCGTCAGCTGATCCGCCTGATGCATGGTGAATTCGGGATCAAGAGTGGCAACAACCAGGGCAGCACCTTGTGGCTGACCTTGCCGCTGGACCCGGACCGCCTCGAGCATCCAACCTGCGACCTCGATAGCCCGCTGCAGGGTGCACGGGTGTTGGTGGTGGATGACAACGACACGTGCCGCAAGGTGCTGGTGCAGCAGTGCAGCGCCTGGGGCCTGAACGTGAGCGCGGTGCCCTCGGGCAAGGAGGCCCTGGCGCTGTTGCGCACCAAGGCGCACCTGCGTGACTACTTCGATGTGGTCCTGCTGGACCAGAACATGCCCGGCATGACCGGCATGCAACTGGCCGCCAAGATCAAGGAAGACCCGAGCCTGAACCACGACATCCTGCTGATCATGCTGACCGGCATCAGCAATGCGCCGAGCAAGATCATCGCGCGCAACTCGGGAATCAAGCGCATCCTTGCCAAACCGGTGGCCGGCTATACCCTCAAGACCACCCTGGCCGACGAACTGACCCAGCGCAACAAAGGGCTGGCGGTGCCGCAGCACCTGCCACCCGGCCCACCCCTGCCGGTCAAGGTTCCCAGCGATTTCCGCATTCTGGTGGCCGAGGACAACAGCATTTCGACCAAGGTCATCCGCGGCATGCTGGGCAAGCTCAATCTGCAACCAGACACTGCCAGCAATGGCGAAGAAGCCTTGGTGGCAATGAAGGCGTATCGCTACGACCTGGTGCTTATGGACTGCGAAATGCCGATCCTCGACGGCTTTTCGGCGACCCAGCAGCTGCGTGCCTGGGAAGTCGGCAATCAGCGCACTCGCACCCCGGTGGTGGCGTTGACCGCGCACATCCTCGCCGAGCATAAGGAGCGGGCACGCCAGGCTGGCATGGATGGGCACATGGCCAAACCGGTCGAGCTCTCGCAGTTGCGCGAATTGATCGAACACTGGGTTGCACAGCGCGATCAGCAGAACCGCGCTACGACGCCAACGTCCTGA
- the purD gene encoding phosphoribosylamine--glycine ligase, with protein sequence MNVLIIGSGGREHALAWKVAQDPRVQKVFVAPGNAGTAIEAKCENVAIGVLALEQLADFAEKNVSLTIVGPEVPLVAGVVDLFRSRGLDCFGPTAGAAQLEGSKAFTKDFLARHKIPTADYQNFTEIEPALAYLREKGAPIVIKADGLAAGKGVIVAMTLAEAEDAVRDMLAGNAFGDAGSRVVIEEFLDGEEASFIVMVDGKNVLPMATSQDHKRVGDGDTGPNTGGMGAYSPAPVVTSEVHQRVMDLVIWPTVRGMAEEGNVYTGFLYAGLMIDKAGNPKVIEFNCRFGDPETQPVMLRLQSSLVLLVEAALAQALDKVEAQWDPRPSVGIVLAAGGYPGDYAKGVAINGLDAASALDGKVFHAGTALKDGQVVTAGGRVLCATAMGVSVDAAQQQAYKLAASIDWEGCFYRKDIGYRAIARERGEQE encoded by the coding sequence ATGAATGTTTTGATCATTGGCAGCGGTGGCCGTGAACACGCCCTGGCCTGGAAAGTAGCCCAGGATCCGCGCGTGCAGAAAGTGTTCGTGGCACCCGGCAACGCCGGCACCGCCATCGAAGCCAAATGCGAGAACGTCGCCATCGGCGTGCTGGCCCTTGAGCAACTCGCGGACTTCGCCGAGAAAAACGTTTCCCTGACCATCGTCGGCCCGGAAGTGCCGCTGGTCGCCGGTGTGGTCGACCTGTTCCGCTCCCGTGGCCTGGACTGCTTTGGTCCGACCGCCGGCGCTGCGCAGCTTGAAGGTTCGAAAGCGTTCACCAAGGACTTCCTGGCTCGCCACAAGATCCCGACCGCCGACTACCAGAACTTCACCGAGATCGAGCCAGCCCTGGCTTATCTGCGTGAAAAAGGCGCACCGATCGTGATCAAGGCCGATGGCCTGGCCGCCGGCAAAGGCGTGATCGTTGCCATGACCCTGGCCGAAGCCGAAGACGCCGTACGTGACATGCTGGCAGGCAATGCCTTCGGCGACGCCGGCTCGCGGGTAGTGATCGAAGAATTCCTCGACGGCGAAGAAGCGAGCTTCATCGTCATGGTCGACGGCAAGAACGTCCTGCCGATGGCCACCAGCCAGGACCACAAGCGCGTCGGCGACGGCGACACCGGCCCGAACACGGGCGGCATGGGTGCCTACTCCCCTGCCCCGGTGGTGACCAGCGAAGTACACCAGCGCGTGATGGACCTGGTGATCTGGCCGACCGTGCGCGGCATGGCCGAGGAAGGCAATGTCTACACGGGCTTCCTGTATGCGGGCCTGATGATCGACAAGGCCGGCAACCCGAAAGTCATCGAATTCAACTGCCGTTTCGGTGACCCGGAAACCCAGCCTGTCATGCTGCGCTTGCAGTCGAGCCTGGTCCTGCTGGTCGAAGCTGCCCTGGCGCAGGCGCTGGACAAGGTCGAAGCGCAATGGGATCCACGTCCGAGCGTCGGCATCGTCCTGGCGGCAGGCGGCTATCCTGGTGACTACGCCAAGGGTGTGGCCATCAATGGCCTGGATGCAGCGTCGGCACTCGACGGCAAGGTCTTTCACGCCGGCACCGCGCTCAAGGACGGTCAAGTCGTGACCGCCGGTGGCCGGGTGCTTTGCGCCACAGCCATGGGTGTCAGCGTCGATGCGGCCCAACAGCAGGCTTACAAACTGGCGGCCAGCATCGATTGGGAAGGCTGTTTCTATCGCAAGGACATTGGCTACCGTGCCATTGCCCGCGAGCGCGGCGAACAGGAATAA
- the fis gene encoding DNA-binding transcriptional regulator Fis: MTMMTETLVSGTTPVSDNVNLKQHLNTPSEEGQTLRGSVEKALHNYFAHLEGAAVTDVYNLVLSEVEAPLLECVMNYVKGNQTKASEMLGLNRGTLRKKLKQYDLL; this comes from the coding sequence ATGACGATGATGACCGAGACTTTAGTGAGTGGAACAACACCCGTGAGCGACAACGTGAATTTGAAACAGCACCTCAATACGCCAAGCGAAGAAGGCCAGACCCTTCGCGGGAGTGTCGAGAAGGCGCTGCACAATTATTTCGCCCACCTTGAGGGCGCTGCCGTCACGGACGTGTACAACCTGGTGCTCTCCGAAGTCGAGGCTCCCCTGCTCGAGTGCGTGATGAACTACGTCAAGGGCAACCAGACCAAGGCCAGCGAGATGCTCGGACTGAACCGGGGCACGCTGCGCAAGAAACTCAAGCAGTACGATTTGCTGTAA
- the dusB gene encoding tRNA dihydrouridine synthase DusB, producing MSAVRIGPYTLHNGLILAPMAGVTDQPFRQLCKRLGAGLVVSEMVTSDMSLWNTRKSRMRMIHAGDPEPRSVQIAGGDAQMLADAARANVELGAQIIDINMGCPAKKVCNKAAGSALLKDEALVTEILQAVVAAVDVPVTLKIRTGWDRDNKNGLTVAKIAEQAGITALAVHGRTRADLYTGEAEYDTIAAIKQAVSMPVFANGDIDSPEKARYVLDATGADGLLVGRAAQGRPWIFREIDHFLRTGEKLPALDLIEVERILLEHLAALHVFYGDVMGVRIARKHVGWYLATLPGAREFRAHFNRLDGTEAQCANVREFFAGRYKSLTGDGEWVAA from the coding sequence ATGTCGGCGGTACGCATCGGTCCATACACATTACACAACGGCTTGATTCTCGCCCCGATGGCGGGCGTCACCGACCAACCCTTTCGTCAGCTGTGCAAGCGATTGGGCGCGGGGCTAGTAGTCTCGGAAATGGTCACCAGCGACATGAGTCTGTGGAACACCCGCAAGTCACGCATGCGCATGATCCATGCAGGTGATCCCGAGCCACGCTCGGTGCAGATCGCCGGTGGTGATGCACAGATGCTGGCGGATGCAGCCCGGGCCAACGTCGAGTTGGGTGCGCAGATTATTGATATCAACATGGGCTGTCCGGCCAAGAAGGTCTGTAACAAGGCCGCCGGCTCCGCGCTGTTGAAAGATGAGGCATTGGTAACCGAGATCCTGCAGGCCGTCGTGGCTGCGGTCGATGTGCCGGTTACCTTGAAGATCCGTACCGGCTGGGACCGGGACAACAAGAACGGCCTGACGGTGGCGAAGATCGCTGAACAGGCAGGCATTACGGCGCTGGCGGTACATGGCCGCACCCGTGCCGACCTGTATACCGGTGAAGCCGAGTACGACACCATTGCCGCGATCAAGCAGGCGGTGTCGATGCCGGTCTTCGCCAATGGCGATATCGATTCGCCAGAAAAAGCCCGGTACGTGCTCGACGCGACCGGTGCCGATGGCCTGTTGGTGGGCCGGGCTGCCCAGGGGCGGCCATGGATTTTTCGCGAGATCGACCATTTCCTGCGTACCGGCGAGAAGCTCCCGGCGCTGGACCTGATCGAGGTGGAACGCATCCTGCTAGAGCATCTGGCTGCGCTGCACGTCTTCTATGGAGACGTGATGGGCGTTCGCATTGCTCGAAAGCATGTGGGCTGGTATCTCGCAACCTTGCCGGGCGCCAGGGAGTTTCGCGCCCACTTCAATCGTTTGGATGGTACGGAAGCACAATGCGCCAACGTTCGGGAGTTCTTTGCCGGGCGTTACAAGAGCCTGACAGGGGACGGAGAGTGGGTGGCCGCATGA
- the purH gene encoding bifunctional phosphoribosylaminoimidazolecarboxamide formyltransferase/IMP cyclohydrolase, giving the protein MTDQTTRLPIRRALISVSDKTGILEFAKELEALGVEILSTGGTFKLLQDNGVAAVEVADYTGFAEMMDGRVKTLHPKIHGGILGRRGIDDAIMNEHGIKPIDLVAVNLYPFEATINKPGCDLPTAIENIDIGGPTMVRSAAKNHKDVAIVVNASDYANVLENLKAGGLTYAQRFDLMLKAFEHTAAYDGMIANYMGTVNQAADTLSTEGRSEFPRTFNSQFIKAQEMRYGENPHQSAAFYVEAKPAEVGISTATQLQGKELSYNNVADTDAALECVKSFVKPACVIVKHANPCGVAVSPDAEGGIRKAYDLAYATDTESAFGGIIAFNRELDAETAKAIVERQFVEVIIAPSVSEEARAIVAAKANVRLLACGEWSADRAAAWDYKRVNGGLLVQSRDIGMISADDLKVVTKRAPTEQEIHDLIFAWKVAKYVKSNAIVYAKNRQTIGVGAGQMSRVNSARIAAIKAEHAGLQVAGSVMASDAFFPFRDGLDNAAKAGVTAVIQPGGSMRDNEVIAAADEAGIAMVFTGMRHFRH; this is encoded by the coding sequence ATGACCGACCAGACTACCCGCCTGCCGATCCGCCGCGCCCTGATCAGCGTTTCCGACAAGACCGGGATCCTCGAATTCGCCAAGGAGCTTGAAGCCCTGGGTGTCGAGATCCTCTCCACCGGCGGGACGTTCAAGCTGCTGCAGGACAACGGCGTTGCCGCAGTGGAAGTCGCGGATTACACCGGCTTCGCTGAAATGATGGACGGCCGGGTAAAAACCCTGCACCCGAAAATTCACGGCGGGATCCTCGGTCGTCGCGGTATCGACGACGCCATCATGAACGAACACGGCATCAAGCCGATCGACCTGGTAGCGGTCAACCTGTACCCGTTCGAAGCCACCATCAACAAGCCTGGCTGCGACCTGCCGACCGCCATCGAGAACATCGACATCGGCGGCCCGACCATGGTCCGTTCGGCCGCGAAAAACCACAAAGACGTGGCCATCGTGGTGAATGCCAGCGACTACGCCAACGTCCTGGAAAACCTGAAAGCCGGCGGCCTGACCTACGCCCAGCGTTTCGACCTGATGCTCAAGGCCTTCGAACACACCGCCGCCTACGACGGCATGATCGCCAACTACATGGGCACCGTGAACCAGGCCGCTGACACCCTCAGCACAGAAGGTCGCAGCGAATTCCCGCGCACCTTCAACAGCCAGTTCATCAAGGCCCAGGAAATGCGCTACGGCGAGAACCCGCACCAGAGCGCGGCGTTCTACGTTGAAGCCAAGCCTGCCGAAGTCGGCATCTCCACCGCGACCCAGCTGCAAGGCAAAGAGCTTTCCTACAACAACGTGGCCGACACCGATGCCGCGCTGGAATGCGTGAAGAGCTTCGTCAAGCCGGCCTGCGTGATCGTCAAGCACGCCAACCCGTGCGGCGTGGCCGTCAGCCCGGACGCCGAAGGCGGCATCCGCAAGGCCTACGACCTGGCCTACGCCACCGACACCGAATCGGCATTCGGCGGCATCATCGCCTTCAACCGCGAACTGGACGCCGAGACCGCCAAGGCCATCGTCGAGCGTCAGTTCGTCGAAGTGATCATTGCCCCTAGCGTCAGCGAAGAAGCCCGTGCCATCGTCGCAGCCAAGGCCAACGTGCGCCTACTGGCCTGTGGCGAGTGGTCGGCCGATCGCGCCGCCGCCTGGGACTACAAGCGTGTCAACGGTGGCCTGCTGGTGCAGAGCCGCGACATCGGCATGATCAGCGCCGATGACCTGAAGGTCGTGACCAAGCGTGCGCCGACCGAACAGGAAATCCATGACCTGATCTTCGCCTGGAAAGTCGCCAAGTACGTCAAGTCCAACGCCATCGTCTACGCCAAGAACCGTCAGACCATCGGTGTCGGCGCGGGCCAGATGAGCCGCGTGAACTCCGCGCGCATCGCTGCGATCAAGGCTGAACATGCCGGCTTGCAGGTAGCCGGTTCGGTCATGGCTTCCGACGCCTTTTTCCCGTTCCGCGACGGTCTGGACAATGCGGCCAAGGCGGGCGTGACTGCCGTGATCCAACCTGGCGGCTCGATGCGTGACAACGAAGTGATCGCAGCCGCTGACGAAGCTGGCATCGCCATGGTCTTCACCGGCATGCGCCACTTCCGTCACTAA
- a CDS encoding MarC family protein → MLHVLFSVYLKMLVLYSPFFVLSCFISLTRGYSRKEQRRLAWKVAIATLVSSVLLYLFGRVIFSVFGITVDAFRIGAGSVLFISALGMAQGKSAVQTDNVQQDVTIVPLTIPLTVGPGTIGALLVMGVSQPHWDDKLTAIVSIALASFTVGVVLYLSNRIERILGDQGLQIVSRLMGLFVCALAAQIIFTGVRGYLVN, encoded by the coding sequence ATGCTCCACGTGTTGTTCAGCGTTTACCTGAAGATGCTGGTGCTCTATAGCCCGTTCTTCGTGTTGTCCTGTTTCATCAGCCTGACCCGCGGTTATTCGCGAAAGGAACAACGTCGACTGGCGTGGAAAGTGGCCATTGCCACCCTGGTCTCCAGCGTCTTGCTGTACCTGTTCGGGCGGGTGATTTTCAGCGTCTTCGGCATCACCGTGGACGCCTTCCGCATCGGCGCCGGCAGCGTGCTGTTCATCTCCGCGCTGGGTATGGCGCAGGGCAAGTCGGCGGTGCAGACCGATAATGTGCAGCAGGACGTGACCATCGTCCCCTTGACCATCCCGCTGACCGTAGGGCCCGGCACCATTGGCGCCCTGCTGGTGATGGGCGTGAGCCAGCCGCACTGGGACGACAAGCTTACTGCAATCGTCAGCATCGCCCTGGCCAGTTTCACCGTCGGCGTGGTGCTTTACCTGTCGAATCGCATCGAGAGAATCCTGGGCGACCAGGGGCTGCAGATTGTGAGCCGATTGATGGGGTTGTTTGTGTGCGCGCTGGCTGCGCAAATCATCTTTACCGGGGTGAGAGGCTATCTCGTAAACTGA